In Phacochoerus africanus isolate WHEZ1 chromosome 2, ROS_Pafr_v1, whole genome shotgun sequence, one DNA window encodes the following:
- the RFK gene encoding riboflavin kinase: MRNLPYFCRGQVVRGFGRGSKQLGIPTANFPEQVVDNLPADVSTGIYYGWASVGSGDVHKMVVSIGWNPYYKNTKKSMETHIMHTFKEDFYGEILNVAIVGYLRPEKNFDSLESLISAIQGDIEEAKKQLDLPEHLKLKEDNFFQVSKSKIMNGH; this comes from the exons ATGAGGAACCTGCCGTACTTCTGCCGTGGCCAAGTGGTGCGGGGCTTTGGCCGCGGCTCCAAGCAGTTGGGTATCCCTACAG cTAACTTTCCTGAACAAGTAGTAGATAATCTTCCAGCTGATGTATCCACTGGCATTTATTATGGTTGGGCCAGTGTTGGAAGTGGAGATGTCCATAAGATGGTGGTGAGCATAGGATGGAACCCATACTACAAGAATACAAAAAAGTCCATG GAAACTCATATCATGCATACCTTCAAAGAGGACTTCTATGGGGAAATCCTCAATGTGGCCATCGTTGGCTACCTCAGACCAGAAAAGAACTTTGATTCTTTAG AGTCCCTTATTTCAGCAATTCAAGGTGATATTGAGGAAGCTAAGAAACAACTAGATTTACCAGAACATTTGAAACTCAAAGAAGACAATTTCTTCCAGgtttctaaaagcaaaataatgaatgGCCACTGA